The Vicia villosa cultivar HV-30 ecotype Madison, WI linkage group LG1, Vvil1.0, whole genome shotgun sequence genome includes a region encoding these proteins:
- the LOC131647433 gene encoding protein MAIN-LIKE 1-like: MVREEEEIEEEVRHHEDDILNADPQSEEDDAEEGYSGGLTDTFVLIYYHDHVARHVWEGEERPTIKSVNHARKIFSLFKPQARWFNDVVAGRGLGGLCMTGHSSIIHDMQGDFVERWNKETSSFHLPVGKLTITLHEVACLLHLPI; encoded by the exons ATGGTACGTGAGGAGGAGGAGATCGAGGAGGAGGTGAGACATCATGAGGATGATATACTTAATGCTGACCCTCAGAGCGAGGAGGATGATGCGGAGGAGGGCTACTCGGGAGGACTTACAGACACTTTCGTGCTGATTTACTATCACGACCACGTCGCTCGACATGTTTGGGAGGGAGAG GAACGACCGACCATAAAATCTGTGAACCATGCGCGgaagatattttctctgtttAAACCACAAGCTCGGTGGTTTAATGACGTGGTAGCTGGGAGGGGGCTTGGAGGGTTATGCATGACCGGACATAGTAGCATCAtccacgacatgcagggggatTTTGTTGAGCGGTGgaacaaggagacgtcttctttccaccttCCTGTTGGGaagttgacgatcaccttacaCGAAGTGGCCTGTCTGCTCCACCTACCGATCTGA